The proteins below are encoded in one region of Thermococcus peptonophilus:
- a CDS encoding arginine--tRNA ligase: MVYREVQERVRLALRQALDEMLSKAGKEWDGEITFDDTPSIDLGDFGTAVAFQLARVFRKAPKLIAEELIERVKEKLPEGVRDVKVVNGYINFHLDYEFFGKALVREILEKGEEYGESELGSGKKVIVEHTSVNPTKPLHMGHARNSVLGDTMARIMRKLGYTVEVQNYIDDLGVQFAQVLWGYLNLKEEFERIETELREKGLKEDFIDHVMGLLYVEVNRKLEENPEVDREVRELMKKLEEGDNEIAEIGRKLAERVVRAQMLTTYRMGITYDLLSWESDIMKSGIFGEAYELIEKNENFFWATEGKYRGAFVMDLRKLFPDMKNPFLVLKRSDGTATYTGKDIAYHLWKFGKVKADMLYKLWDRVENHETWTTAPDGEEMPGKFGRADIVINVIGAEQKHPQMAIKYALQLLGFEDAAENFHHLAYEHVVRPEGSFSGRKGTWVGFTVDEVLNEAVQRARELVEQKNPKLSDEEKDEIAEAVGVGAVRYNLVKYSPDKIITFRWEDVLNFEGDSAPYLQYAHARCASILRKAEESGVETDWKALLEKADFSELTNREKELIKFLAKFPKVLESAGRDVKPHLVPAYLNDLASLFNRFYMDHPVLKAKEGIREARLLIVLAVKQVLRNGLDVLGIEAPERM; the protein is encoded by the coding sequence ATGGTTTACAGGGAAGTCCAGGAAAGGGTAAGGCTCGCACTGCGTCAAGCTCTTGACGAAATGCTCAGCAAGGCTGGAAAGGAGTGGGACGGCGAGATAACCTTCGACGATACCCCAAGCATCGATCTCGGCGACTTTGGAACGGCAGTGGCATTTCAGCTGGCAAGGGTCTTCAGGAAGGCGCCGAAGCTAATAGCCGAGGAACTCATTGAGAGGGTGAAGGAAAAGCTTCCAGAAGGGGTCAGGGACGTCAAGGTCGTGAACGGCTACATAAACTTCCACCTCGACTACGAGTTCTTTGGAAAGGCCCTTGTGAGAGAGATACTTGAGAAAGGTGAGGAATACGGGGAGAGTGAACTCGGGAGTGGAAAGAAGGTCATAGTCGAGCACACCTCGGTGAACCCGACCAAGCCGCTCCACATGGGACACGCTAGGAACTCCGTCCTTGGGGACACAATGGCAAGGATAATGAGGAAGCTCGGCTACACCGTCGAGGTTCAGAACTACATAGACGACCTCGGTGTTCAGTTCGCCCAGGTTCTATGGGGCTACCTCAACCTGAAGGAGGAGTTCGAGAGGATTGAGACCGAGCTTCGCGAGAAGGGCCTGAAAGAGGACTTCATAGACCACGTCATGGGACTGCTCTACGTCGAGGTCAACAGGAAGCTTGAGGAGAACCCTGAAGTTGATAGGGAAGTCCGCGAGCTGATGAAGAAGCTCGAAGAGGGCGACAACGAGATAGCCGAGATTGGAAGGAAGCTCGCCGAGCGCGTTGTCAGAGCACAGATGCTAACCACCTACCGCATGGGCATAACCTACGACCTCCTCAGCTGGGAGAGCGACATAATGAAGAGCGGCATCTTCGGTGAGGCCTACGAGCTGATAGAAAAGAACGAGAACTTCTTCTGGGCAACGGAGGGCAAGTACAGGGGAGCTTTCGTGATGGACTTAAGGAAGCTCTTCCCGGACATGAAGAACCCGTTCCTCGTTCTGAAGAGGAGCGACGGAACGGCCACGTACACCGGCAAGGACATAGCCTACCACCTCTGGAAGTTCGGCAAGGTCAAAGCCGACATGCTCTACAAGCTCTGGGACAGGGTCGAGAACCATGAGACGTGGACAACAGCTCCGGATGGAGAAGAAATGCCCGGAAAGTTCGGAAGGGCTGATATAGTAATCAACGTCATCGGTGCCGAGCAGAAGCACCCGCAGATGGCGATAAAGTACGCGCTCCAGCTCCTTGGCTTTGAGGATGCGGCTGAAAACTTCCATCACCTTGCTTACGAGCATGTTGTGAGGCCCGAAGGTTCTTTCTCCGGAAGGAAGGGAACGTGGGTCGGCTTCACCGTTGACGAAGTCCTCAACGAGGCCGTCCAGAGGGCGAGGGAGCTTGTCGAGCAGAAGAACCCGAAGCTGAGCGATGAGGAGAAGGACGAGATAGCTGAGGCTGTTGGCGTGGGGGCAGTCCGCTACAACCTCGTCAAGTACAGCCCGGACAAGATAATCACCTTCCGCTGGGAGGACGTGCTCAACTTCGAGGGGGACAGCGCACCGTACCTCCAGTACGCCCACGCCCGCTGTGCATCAATACTTCGGAAGGCTGAAGAGAGCGGGGTGGAGACGGACTGGAAGGCCCTGCTTGAAAAGGCCGACTTCTCAGAGCTGACAAACAGGGAGAAGGAGCTGATAAAGTTCCTCGCCAAGTTCCCGAAGGTCTTGGAGAGTGCCGGCAGGGACGTTAAGCCGCACCTCGTTCCAGCGTACCTCAACGACCTCGCAAGTCTCTTCAACAGGTTCTATATGGATCACCCCGTACTCAAGGCCAAAGAGGGTATCAGGGAAGCGCGCCTACTCATAGTTTTGGCTGTAAAGCAGGTGCTCAGAAACGGGCTTGATGTCCTCGGCATTGAGGCTCCGGAGAGGATGTGA
- a CDS encoding radical SAM protein, protein MIEVSLPHVTFEDVGESIRLVWRETLYADFDKKELVKVIKRKYRITPELVVKEGRLFIDTDYPGIEKYIAIYIQNNLGALLRNRYTKRKVLYIHEGLDVPLLGYNAFGLIDRGTNLIQVRGVSGCNLSCVFCSVDEGPYSRTRKLDYVVDIDYLMKWFDEVARIKGKGLEAHLDGQGEPLIYPFRVELVQALREHPNVSVISMQSNGTLLNDKLVEELAEAGLDRVNLSIHSLDPDKAKMLMGMKSYDLQHVLDMTEALVNAGIDVLIAPVIIFGVNDDEAEDFIEFAKKIGAGKRWPALGFQNYIPYKFGRNPVIARVKPFKEFYAWLRELEKKTGMKPLVLKPEHFGMEKREFIPLAFRPGEIIKAEVVLPGRIEGEMIAKARNRLIEVINTRAEVGDRIRVRIVRTRHGIYIGTPV, encoded by the coding sequence ATGATTGAAGTCTCACTGCCTCACGTGACCTTTGAAGATGTTGGCGAGAGCATAAGGCTGGTGTGGAGGGAGACACTTTACGCGGACTTTGACAAAAAAGAGCTCGTTAAGGTTATCAAGCGTAAGTATCGCATAACTCCCGAACTTGTTGTGAAAGAGGGGAGGCTTTTCATAGACACCGATTACCCCGGAATTGAGAAGTACATTGCGATCTACATCCAGAACAACCTCGGGGCGCTCCTCAGGAACAGGTACACGAAGAGGAAGGTTCTCTACATCCACGAGGGGCTCGATGTTCCTCTCCTCGGCTACAATGCATTCGGGCTTATTGATAGGGGGACTAACCTAATCCAAGTCAGGGGAGTGAGCGGCTGCAACCTAAGCTGCGTTTTCTGTTCCGTTGATGAGGGGCCGTATTCGAGGACGAGGAAGCTCGACTATGTCGTTGACATTGACTACCTTATGAAGTGGTTCGACGAAGTTGCTCGAATAAAAGGAAAAGGTCTCGAGGCCCACCTCGACGGTCAGGGTGAACCTCTCATCTATCCCTTCCGGGTAGAGCTCGTCCAGGCCCTCCGCGAGCATCCAAACGTTTCGGTAATCTCCATGCAGAGCAATGGAACACTCCTGAACGACAAGCTCGTTGAAGAGCTGGCAGAGGCGGGACTTGATAGGGTAAACCTCTCAATTCACTCCCTCGACCCTGACAAGGCAAAGATGCTTATGGGGATGAAAAGCTACGACCTCCAGCACGTCCTAGACATGACAGAGGCTCTTGTAAACGCTGGGATAGACGTTCTCATTGCGCCGGTCATAATTTTTGGTGTGAATGACGACGAGGCTGAAGACTTCATAGAGTTCGCCAAGAAGATCGGTGCCGGAAAGCGCTGGCCAGCGTTGGGTTTTCAGAACTACATTCCTTACAAGTTCGGCCGAAACCCTGTCATAGCCAGGGTCAAGCCCTTCAAAGAGTTCTACGCCTGGCTGAGGGAACTTGAAAAAAAGACTGGGATGAAACCTCTCGTCTTAAAGCCCGAGCACTTTGGAATGGAGAAAAGAGAGTTTATCCCACTCGCCTTCAGGCCTGGGGAGATCATTAAAGCTGAGGTGGTTCTTCCGGGCAGGATAGAGGGAGAGATGATAGCAAAAGCTAGAAACAGGCTCATCGAAGTCATTAATACTCGAGCGGAAGTCGGGGACAGGATAAGGGTTAGAATAGTGAGGACGAGGCACGGGATATACATCGGAACTCCAGTGTAG
- a CDS encoding Na+/H+ antiporter subunit E, producing MEEASKVSRYLYTLIILFLIWLALTASLDEQELIFGFVLSAIVAAMTYPIFTTRGLANLHPKRVAYAIAYAPYFLWAMIMANLDVAYRVLHPKRPIRPGIVHCKTILKTNPGKLSLANSITLTPGTITLDVDGDDYFIHWIWVPDEVLHAESEEVHVEKASENITRPFEKFLKVIFG from the coding sequence ATGGAGGAAGCGAGTAAAGTTAGCAGGTACCTCTATACCCTGATAATCCTGTTTTTGATATGGCTGGCACTAACTGCAAGTCTAGACGAACAGGAGCTGATCTTCGGCTTCGTTCTCTCGGCAATAGTGGCGGCGATGACCTACCCAATATTCACCACGAGGGGACTGGCGAACCTCCACCCAAAGAGGGTCGCCTACGCGATAGCCTACGCGCCCTACTTCCTCTGGGCGATGATCATGGCCAACCTCGACGTTGCCTACAGGGTTCTCCACCCCAAGAGGCCGATAAGGCCGGGAATAGTTCACTGCAAGACCATCCTCAAGACAAACCCAGGAAAGCTCTCCCTGGCAAACTCGATAACCCTCACGCCTGGAACGATAACCCTCGACGTAGATGGAGACGACTACTTCATCCACTGGATATGGGTTCCGGACGAGGTTCTCCATGCTGAAAGCGAGGAGGTTCACGTTGAGAAGGCCTCCGAGAACATCACAAGACCCTTTGAAAAATTCCTGAAGGTGATCTTCGGATGA
- the mnhG gene encoding monovalent cation/H(+) antiporter subunit G, whose protein sequence is MNALAALGEVLVLIGTFFYFLSTLGLIRMPDVYNRMQTSTKSATLGSLGVIIGVGIWAVGNGLSWAWLVKATVIAVFLLLTNPISAHALIRAAYKSGIPLWHGSVVDKYREHIEAKEKVETEAPQEGGEE, encoded by the coding sequence ATGAACGCGCTCGCGGCCCTTGGTGAAGTTCTCGTGCTCATAGGAACGTTCTTCTACTTCCTCTCGACGCTCGGTCTCATCAGGATGCCGGATGTTTACAACAGGATGCAGACGTCAACGAAGAGCGCCACGCTCGGGTCCCTCGGCGTCATAATAGGCGTCGGCATCTGGGCCGTTGGAAACGGCCTCTCATGGGCGTGGCTCGTGAAGGCTACAGTTATCGCGGTGTTCCTTCTCCTGACCAACCCGATAAGTGCACACGCCCTCATAAGGGCTGCCTACAAGAGTGGAATACCCCTCTGGCACGGAAGCGTTGTCGACAAGTACCGCGAGCACATAGAGGCCAAGGAAAAAGTTGAAACCGAAGCCCCACAGGAGGGTGGTGAGGAATGA
- the wecB gene encoding non-hydrolyzing UDP-N-acetylglucosamine 2-epimerase, with amino-acid sequence MKPALVFGTRPEIIKLAPVVRAFLEMGIKPLLIHTGQHYDYEMSRIFLEELELPPIDYHLEVGSGTQAEQTGKAMVKIEKVLMDERPDVTLVQGDTNTVLAGALASVKLKIPVAHVEAGLRSFDRTMPEEINRILADHASEVLFPPTDEARKNLEREGITENVYVVGNTIVDAVLQNSLVAEKKSDVLERLGMKPKEYILITAHRAENTDSRENLTRLVEILESLPMMAVYPIHPRTEGRLKRFGLWERVTAIENLVITKPLGYLDFLRLEKNAFAVMTDSGGVQEETIILDVPCLTLRYNTERPETVKAGGNILVGLERERVLHYLQKLIEDRDFYEKMAKAPNPFGDGKAGERIAKILLELYEKGELKVKSSRFI; translated from the coding sequence TTGAAACCAGCTCTCGTGTTTGGAACCAGACCCGAAATCATCAAGCTGGCCCCTGTCGTTAGGGCCTTCCTCGAAATGGGGATTAAGCCGCTCCTCATTCATACCGGCCAGCACTACGACTACGAAATGAGCAGGATTTTTCTTGAGGAGCTTGAGCTTCCACCTATAGATTACCACCTTGAAGTTGGCTCTGGGACGCAGGCAGAGCAGACAGGGAAGGCCATGGTTAAAATCGAGAAAGTCCTGATGGACGAGAGACCCGACGTTACTTTAGTACAGGGCGACACGAACACTGTTCTTGCGGGTGCTCTGGCGAGCGTGAAGCTGAAGATACCCGTCGCCCACGTCGAGGCTGGGCTGAGGAGCTTTGATCGAACGATGCCCGAGGAGATAAACAGAATCCTCGCTGACCATGCGAGCGAAGTCCTTTTTCCGCCTACTGATGAGGCCAGGAAAAACCTCGAACGGGAGGGCATAACGGAAAACGTCTACGTCGTTGGGAACACGATAGTTGACGCCGTACTTCAAAACTCCCTGGTGGCGGAGAAAAAGAGCGACGTCCTTGAAAGGCTCGGCATGAAGCCCAAAGAGTACATCCTCATAACAGCCCACCGCGCCGAGAACACCGACAGCAGGGAGAACCTTACCAGGCTTGTTGAAATCCTTGAAAGTCTTCCAATGATGGCCGTTTACCCTATCCATCCGAGAACAGAGGGCAGGCTCAAGAGGTTTGGCCTCTGGGAACGGGTTACTGCGATAGAGAACCTTGTAATCACCAAACCCCTCGGCTACCTCGACTTCCTGAGGCTGGAGAAGAACGCCTTCGCCGTAATGACAGACTCAGGAGGGGTTCAGGAGGAAACGATAATTCTCGACGTACCCTGCCTGACCCTCCGCTACAATACTGAAAGGCCGGAAACGGTCAAAGCAGGCGGCAATATCTTAGTGGGCCTCGAAAGGGAGAGAGTTCTTCACTACCTGCAAAAGCTGATTGAGGACAGGGACTTCTATGAGAAAATGGCGAAGGCACCGAATCCCTTTGGAGATGGAAAAGCAGGAGAGAGGATTGCAAAAATACTGCTTGAACTCTATGAAAAGGGGGAGCTGAAGGTTAAAAGCTCTCGTTTTATCTGA
- a CDS encoding lipoate protein ligase C-terminal domain-containing protein, translating into MKHHVGEHKARKGLIRIEFDEKDGKAENVRITGDFFIHPEETIHELESRLEGHKLEELEGIIDEFFAMRLDVEMPYINVEDFKIALKKALEG; encoded by the coding sequence ATGAAGCACCACGTTGGTGAGCACAAGGCCAGGAAGGGCCTCATAAGGATAGAGTTCGACGAAAAGGACGGAAAGGCCGAAAACGTCAGGATAACAGGGGATTTCTTCATTCATCCGGAGGAGACGATTCATGAACTAGAAAGCAGGCTTGAAGGGCACAAGCTTGAAGAGCTGGAAGGGATAATAGATGAGTTCTTCGCCATGAGGCTCGACGTCGAGATGCCCTACATAAACGTCGAGGACTTCAAGATAGCACTGAAAAAGGCCCTCGAAGGGTGA
- a CDS encoding DUF4040 domain-containing protein, with the protein MNCVACIEYIVVALMVISAILAVEWRDLLAAAVGMAAVSLFASILFFMLQAPDVAMTEAAIGAALSGAIVIFAVKRTQRFETEEEEKPGWWVRW; encoded by the coding sequence ATGAACTGCGTAGCCTGTATCGAGTACATAGTAGTTGCCCTCATGGTCATATCGGCGATACTGGCAGTGGAGTGGAGAGACCTGCTCGCTGCTGCAGTTGGCATGGCCGCGGTGAGCCTGTTTGCGTCAATTCTGTTCTTCATGCTCCAGGCTCCGGACGTTGCAATGACCGAAGCGGCCATAGGTGCCGCACTGAGCGGTGCGATAGTTATCTTCGCAGTTAAGAGGACCCAGCGCTTTGAGACCGAGGAAGAGGAGAAGCCAGGGTGGTGGGTGAGATGGTGA
- a CDS encoding stage II sporulation protein M: MGRIARYFLYLLMVFFVGIAMGLIYSLLQPEKAVEYMKTIAQQLGSLSKSPFKNFITIFVHNSWVALLTLISGLFFGIGPAILVMTNGFVVGLVVGVLWENGMPPRTLVLGLTPHGIFEIPAFILAGVAGVCWYKKIVEDKDRGRGFKEGASFALRMYGVVLAMLLVAAFIEAYITPNVASLG; encoded by the coding sequence GTGGGTAGAATCGCTAGATATTTTCTTTACCTGCTGATGGTGTTCTTTGTCGGCATAGCCATGGGTTTAATTTACTCATTGCTCCAGCCTGAGAAGGCTGTAGAATACATGAAAACGATCGCCCAGCAGTTGGGTAGTCTCTCCAAGAGTCCGTTCAAGAATTTCATTACTATATTCGTCCACAACTCATGGGTTGCCCTTCTTACACTAATTTCCGGTCTTTTTTTCGGGATTGGGCCTGCGATACTCGTGATGACCAACGGCTTTGTTGTGGGCCTTGTTGTTGGAGTTCTGTGGGAAAACGGTATGCCTCCGCGGACTCTGGTTCTCGGCCTGACACCTCACGGGATATTTGAGATACCCGCGTTTATACTGGCGGGGGTAGCGGGAGTATGCTGGTATAAGAAAATCGTAGAAGATAAGGACAGAGGTAGGGGCTTCAAGGAAGGTGCATCCTTCGCCCTCAGGATGTATGGGGTGGTCCTTGCAATGCTCTTAGTCGCCGCGTTTATCGAGGCTTACATAACCCCCAACGTTGCCAGCCTCGGGTGA
- a CDS encoding UDP-N-acetyl-D-mannosamine dehydrogenase has translation MVKEIAVIGLGYIGLPTAIMFANAGFKVTGYEIREDVVRSINSGKAHIIEPDIDELLKKAVSSGNLRATSDPEEIRDKDAYIICVQTPLKEDKTPDLSYLESAVRTVAERMKKGSLVVIESTVPPLTTVKMAKLIEEITGLKAGEDFYMVHAPERVMPGRIFKELVYNSRIFGGITPESAEIAEKLYCSFVKGRTFKTSSTVSEVVKLMENTFRDVNIALANEFAFIAHQYGINVFEAIELANTHPRVNIHLPGIGVGGHCLPKDPHLLLWPAKEDFGLIRTAREINDSMPLFTKDLLFSAFKQLNIPPEKAVVAVLGLAYKGNSDDTRNSPAIAFIDAIKDDVGEVRSYDPFVGGSAESLEEALSGADAAVIATDHTAFKNLDWEELGKLMRTKILIDGRHVVDRPPRGFLFKGIGRGEY, from the coding sequence ATGGTGAAGGAAATAGCTGTAATCGGGCTCGGATACATTGGGCTGCCGACCGCGATAATGTTCGCAAATGCGGGGTTTAAGGTCACTGGTTATGAGATAAGGGAAGACGTTGTTAGGAGCATAAACTCCGGAAAGGCTCACATAATAGAGCCCGATATAGACGAACTCCTAAAAAAGGCTGTCTCAAGCGGCAACCTGAGAGCAACCTCCGACCCTGAAGAAATAAGGGACAAGGACGCCTACATAATCTGCGTCCAGACCCCCCTAAAGGAGGACAAAACCCCTGATCTGAGCTACCTTGAAAGCGCCGTTAGAACCGTCGCGGAGCGGATGAAAAAAGGCTCTCTTGTCGTGATAGAGAGCACAGTCCCTCCGCTGACTACGGTCAAAATGGCGAAGCTCATCGAGGAGATAACGGGCCTTAAGGCAGGTGAGGATTTCTACATGGTGCACGCGCCCGAGAGAGTAATGCCGGGCAGAATATTCAAGGAGCTTGTCTACAACTCCAGAATCTTCGGAGGGATAACCCCAGAGAGTGCGGAGATAGCTGAAAAGCTCTACTGCTCCTTTGTGAAGGGACGGACTTTCAAGACCAGCTCCACTGTGAGCGAAGTCGTGAAGCTCATGGAGAACACCTTCCGCGATGTGAACATCGCTCTGGCGAACGAGTTCGCCTTCATCGCCCACCAGTACGGGATAAACGTCTTTGAGGCAATAGAGCTAGCCAACACACACCCGCGTGTGAACATTCACCTTCCCGGAATCGGTGTGGGGGGGCACTGCCTTCCGAAGGATCCACACCTCCTCCTCTGGCCGGCCAAGGAAGATTTTGGCCTTATAAGAACTGCCAGGGAGATAAACGACTCAATGCCGCTCTTCACGAAAGACCTTCTGTTCTCCGCGTTTAAACAGCTTAATATTCCACCTGAAAAGGCAGTGGTTGCCGTCCTTGGGCTGGCTTACAAGGGAAACAGCGACGACACGAGAAACTCCCCTGCCATAGCTTTCATAGACGCTATAAAGGACGACGTCGGGGAAGTCAGAAGCTACGACCCGTTTGTTGGTGGAAGTGCTGAGAGCTTGGAGGAGGCTCTGAGCGGTGCCGATGCTGCAGTTATTGCCACTGACCACACGGCCTTTAAGAACCTCGACTGGGAGGAACTCGGGAAGCTTATGCGGACGAAGATTCTGATAGACGGCAGGCATGTCGTAGATAGACCCCCAAGAGGCTTCCTCTTTAAGGGCATAGGGAGGGGTGAGTATTGA
- a CDS encoding dihydrodipicolinate synthase family protein, giving the protein MHGVIVPLVTPFNEDYSIDVSALEEHLDYLQKVGVHGIFINATTGEFTSLSKEERKFLAEKGRELVTSAFYLVGATSSNMFEVVELTKHAQDIGADYVVIAPPYYCPLNEEALFKHYSTVAEKTDIPIILYNIPVCANSLSVPLVKRLALEYPSIAGIKATIDSVNYIRDVILDVKEERKDFAVFTGLDQHLLNTLILGGDGGVMACANFAPELHLRLYKAFNEKRFEEAFEYSRKLAKISKVYDLASSFGSAIKLAMKARGFSIKPVLRPPYVMDGREVEEKIKALLAEVLGSHQ; this is encoded by the coding sequence ATGCACGGTGTTATAGTCCCACTTGTTACTCCTTTCAACGAGGATTATTCAATAGACGTCTCAGCCCTTGAGGAGCACCTCGACTACCTCCAGAAGGTTGGAGTTCACGGGATATTCATAAACGCGACAACCGGAGAGTTCACAAGCCTCAGCAAGGAGGAAAGGAAGTTTTTGGCCGAGAAAGGCAGGGAACTCGTAACTTCGGCATTCTATCTCGTGGGGGCAACATCATCGAACATGTTTGAGGTAGTTGAACTTACAAAGCACGCCCAGGACATTGGCGCGGACTACGTCGTGATAGCTCCCCCGTATTACTGCCCCCTCAACGAGGAAGCCCTATTTAAGCACTACTCAACGGTCGCCGAGAAAACGGATATTCCCATTATACTCTACAACATCCCCGTCTGTGCGAACTCGCTGAGTGTTCCACTCGTCAAACGCCTCGCCCTTGAGTATCCAAGCATTGCCGGCATCAAGGCCACTATAGACAGCGTGAACTACATAAGGGACGTTATTCTTGATGTGAAGGAGGAAAGAAAAGACTTCGCGGTCTTCACCGGCCTCGACCAGCACCTCCTCAACACGCTGATCCTCGGCGGCGACGGTGGGGTGATGGCGTGTGCCAACTTCGCTCCGGAGCTTCACCTCCGCCTTTACAAGGCCTTCAACGAGAAGCGCTTTGAGGAGGCCTTCGAGTACTCAAGAAAGCTCGCAAAGATTTCAAAAGTCTACGACTTGGCTTCCTCGTTCGGCTCAGCCATAAAGCTCGCGATGAAAGCCAGGGGATTTTCGATAAAGCCCGTCCTCAGGCCGCCTTATGTGATGGACGGAAGGGAAGTCGAGGAAAAGATAAAAGCTCTGCTGGCAGAGGTGCTTGGAAGCCATCAGTGA
- a CDS encoding monovalent cation/H+ antiporter complex subunit F, whose amino-acid sequence MIGVGVYLALIAIATLLSMYRFMVGPTTPDRLVAVDIMTTITTGLMVLFALYYKRIIFLDVALVYAMLAFGGVIAFARYMEGGL is encoded by the coding sequence ATGATAGGGGTAGGTGTTTACCTGGCACTCATAGCTATAGCAACCCTGCTCAGCATGTACCGCTTCATGGTCGGCCCAACGACTCCAGACAGGCTGGTGGCAGTGGACATAATGACCACGATAACAACGGGACTGATGGTGCTCTTTGCACTCTACTACAAGCGCATCATCTTCCTTGACGTCGCCCTGGTGTACGCCATGCTCGCCTTCGGCGGCGTTATAGCCTTCGCACGCTACATGGAGGGAGGGCTATGA
- a CDS encoding DUF354 domain-containing protein, translating into MKVWVDITNAPHAHFFKGPIRELERSGYEVIITTREFDGLTGILDMLGFDYYVVGKHGGATLEGKLLASSERVYKLSKLIIEEKPDLAIYKHSAEAPRVAFGLQIPSIGFVDNETAVGQNKLIAPFTKLLLYPKAIDAYDLIKCGADPNGMRPVNGFSELAHLYGFKPERKVLKELGVRRNGYIVMRTEPIKANYFNGDIKSILEDIIPLLPDIPIVLFPRTEEQRKRFERFGNVIMPEKPVDSLSLLYYARLMIGAGGTMNREAIALGTPTISTYPGKLLAVTRWLVELGVKFHSTDPLEVARMAERMIEMNGSYRSYIRSVVSGLEDPMEVILKEIETYETEGTFLVSPEAGNVGGYVSLDKRGD; encoded by the coding sequence ATGAAGGTCTGGGTGGATATAACCAACGCACCTCACGCTCACTTTTTCAAGGGCCCGATACGGGAGCTTGAAAGGTCTGGTTACGAAGTTATAATCACCACGAGGGAGTTTGATGGCCTGACCGGAATTCTCGATATGCTTGGCTTTGACTACTATGTCGTCGGGAAGCACGGTGGGGCCACTCTTGAAGGAAAACTTCTGGCAAGCTCAGAGAGGGTTTACAAACTCAGCAAGCTCATAATAGAGGAAAAGCCCGACTTGGCGATTTACAAGCACTCCGCAGAAGCTCCAAGGGTTGCCTTTGGTCTTCAGATACCCAGCATAGGCTTCGTTGACAACGAGACCGCGGTTGGCCAGAACAAGCTCATAGCCCCGTTCACAAAACTGCTCCTGTACCCCAAGGCGATTGACGCCTACGACCTCATCAAGTGCGGTGCAGACCCGAACGGCATGAGACCCGTTAACGGGTTCTCCGAACTGGCCCACCTCTACGGCTTTAAGCCCGAGAGAAAAGTCCTGAAGGAGCTTGGGGTGAGGCGCAACGGGTACATTGTTATGCGTACTGAACCCATAAAGGCCAACTACTTCAACGGCGACATAAAGAGCATTCTTGAGGACATTATACCCCTTCTTCCAGACATCCCAATAGTTCTGTTCCCGAGAACTGAAGAGCAGAGAAAGCGCTTTGAGCGCTTTGGCAATGTCATAATGCCAGAAAAGCCCGTGGACAGCCTGAGCCTCCTCTACTACGCAAGACTGATGATTGGAGCAGGGGGAACAATGAACAGGGAGGCAATAGCACTTGGAACTCCAACGATCTCCACTTACCCCGGAAAACTGCTTGCCGTTACGCGGTGGCTCGTTGAGCTTGGGGTGAAATTTCATTCAACGGATCCCCTGGAAGTTGCCAGAATGGCGGAACGCATGATAGAAATGAACGGCAGTTACAGGAGCTACATCCGGAGCGTTGTCTCAGGGCTTGAGGACCCAATGGAAGTAATCCTGAAGGAGATAGAAACCTACGAAACCGAGGGAACCTTTCTCGTCTCACCCGAGGCTGGCAACGTTGGGGGTTATGTAAGCCTCGATAAACGCGGCGACTAA
- a CDS encoding ACT domain-containing protein — protein sequence MWGRIEHYFDEYPVRKLIAKTLLKYGLRVSDDMKIKAGDIEVPYTKIAKALDVDRRVVKETVGMILKIPELRDIYTNLEPTVHMKYVGRHVGYGVIEIEPEPRAVGILAKIAQKIAEHDINIIQVVAEDPELYPEATLTIITERPVPGDLINELSKLEGVKRISIY from the coding sequence ATGTGGGGACGGATCGAACACTACTTTGATGAATATCCTGTGAGGAAACTTATAGCAAAAACCCTTCTGAAGTACGGTCTCAGGGTCTCTGACGACATGAAGATAAAAGCTGGGGACATTGAAGTCCCGTATACCAAGATAGCCAAGGCCCTCGATGTTGACAGGAGAGTAGTTAAAGAGACGGTTGGAATGATACTCAAGATACCGGAGCTGAGAGACATATACACGAACCTTGAGCCGACAGTTCACATGAAGTATGTCGGCAGGCACGTCGGTTATGGCGTCATCGAGATAGAACCCGAACCCAGGGCAGTAGGAATACTCGCGAAGATAGCTCAGAAGATAGCGGAGCACGACATAAACATCATACAGGTAGTCGCCGAAGACCCTGAACTTTACCCCGAGGCGACTCTCACGATAATCACCGAGAGACCCGTACCTGGGGACTTAATCAACGAGCTCTCCAAGCTCGAAGGTGTCAAGAGAATATCCATCTATTAG